A single genomic interval of Takifugu flavidus isolate HTHZ2018 chromosome 19, ASM371156v2, whole genome shotgun sequence harbors:
- the adgrg6 gene encoding adhesion G-protein coupled receptor G6 isoform X11, translating to MDSNTDGSGGGWRHLHIVSVVLLWTSVQRNVAVALRNQKVLISGGSSHITEVSDSVSLPTLSQFTLCFEVERITQKQKEWIFTYYDSGNNEALSFGADKSGMQMIIDGVSCSIDSIISTADITSSMKLLCFLWTSADGQVAVYSDGSYEAKTCSTSTGHTVPPGGRFRLGGQHSFDGNIYNLRLWDYAMTVQQLSALSCDSVGNVIDWDNGHWDIPSSLAQTDATLSCICSPHCIRFTTAAPSSGVSPPTNTPVPTSCDPPGVGCPAASSAAPTNTIHATNTSSHAPQTSGCCTAPSNTTDLATNLSTHEGFFYRIFFMMDEVSAALTHANVERAAAVWLNQTFQNWTHAVTLDHIRVQLASQNPTRYRCQALLVYYYTTNQTLSATAVSARMAASEGQMGSGLQVQPASTDVTLIENCPEENPLHYRWPESRPTVTQNLPCFPNKDQSASRTCLIDSLNLSSYWSPADLSNCTDIDTIKVSAENAAEVADQLADITNNELTNEEVSKVVMKVKQLVNVANISSSLASTVVTIISNVLSSSETALAPTSETALKTVDELVQKLEFEGPSISITSRHLSVGVSSFNTSTFNGSSFSAFLVPNTSEPQIHFESDQMNPLAQVTLPASLLSAFTLTEAELSSMSRINFMFFSSTNLFQSEQAGLPLISYVVASSVGNISISDLTEPVQIEIAHLSDQAVLSPVCVFWDFSLSDGAGGWNGAGCRVSKESSSNRTICLCDHLTHFGILLDVSGASTHFDPKNNKILTFITYIGCGISSIFSAATLLTYIAFEKLRRDYPSKILMNLSTSLLFLNMVFLLDGWLASLDLNWLCLAVAVLLHYFLLTSFTWMGLESIHMYIALVKVFNTYIRRYILKFCIVGWGLPAVLVGIVVASDKNSYGLQKYGTAPSAASEFCWIQAPLVFYTTCVGYFCLVFLLNVAMFIVVMLQICGRNGKRSNRTLREEVLRNLRSVVSLTFLLGMTWGFALFAWGPVSLAFMYLFTIFNSLQGLFIFIFHCALKENVQKQWRRFLCCGRFRLSENSDWSKTATNNTKKVSSDNLGKSVSSSSCGSSATNWTSKAKATLNPFSKRHSTTDKRFSSQTNPKSSSTSSEVQPNSSSSSILPVSQMIDKVKDYCSTRSDNFYKNIIMSDSFTHSTKF from the exons TGGCTGTAGCTCTCAGGAACCAGAAGGTCCTCATCAGCGGAGGGAGCAGTCACATCACCGAGGTTTCAGACTCTGTTTCCTTGCCGACGCTCAGCCAGTTTACGTTGTGTTTTGAGGTGGAACGTATCACCCAGAAACAG AAAGAGTGGATCTTCACATACTACGACAGCGGCAACAACGAGGCGTTAAGCTTTGGCGCCGATAAGAGCGGGATGCAAATGATCATTGATGGCGTTTCCTGTTCCATTGACTCCATCATCTCCACcgctgacatcacttcctccatGAAGCTGTTGTGCTTCCTCTGGACTTCAGCTGACGGTCAGGTGGCCGTTTACAGTGACGGGAGCTACGAGGCCAAGACCTGCTCCACCTCTACCGGTCACAcggtgccccctggtggacggtTCAGGTTAGGAG GCCAGCACAGCTTTGACGGGAACATCTACAACCTGCGGCTGTGGGACTACGCCATGACGGTGCAGCAGCTCAGTGCCTTGAGCTGCGACTCGGTGGGAAACGTCATCGACTGGGACAACGGCCATTGGGACATTCCCAGCAGTCTGGCCCAGACTGATGCCACGCTcagctgca TCTGCTCCCCTCATTGCATTCGCTTTACTACTGctgcgccatctagtg GtgtctccccacccaccaacacTCCAGTACCCACCAGCTGTGACCCCCCCGGAGTGGGTTGTCCAG ctgcttcatccGCTGCTCCCACTAACACCATCCATGCTACTAACACCAGTAGCCACG CTCCGCAGACGTCCGGCTGCTGCACGGCTCCATCCAACACTACTGACCTCGCTACTAACCTCAGCACGCATG AGGGGTTTTTCTACCGCATATTCTTCATGATGGATGAGGTCAGCGCGGCGCTGACCCATGCTAATGTGGAGCGAGCCGCGGCCGTCTGG CTGAATCAAACCTTCCAGAACTGGACTCATGCCGTCACCCTGGACCACATCAG GGTCCAGTTGGCGTCACAGAATCCGACCCG TTATCGCTGCCAGGCTCTACTGGTTTATTACTACACCACCAATCAGACTCTGAGCGCCACCGCTGTTTCCGCCAGAATGGCCGCCAGCGAGGGGCAGATGGGGTCCGGTCTGCAGGTTCAGCCCGCCTCCACTGATGTCACGCTGATTG AAAATTGTCCAGAGGAGAATCCGCTGCATTACCGCTGGCCAGAGAGTCGACCCACAGTCACTCAGAACCTGCCCTGTTTCCCCAACAAGGATCAGAGTGCCTCCAGAACCTG TTTGATCGACTCCCTGAATCTGTCATCCTATTGGTCGCCAGCAGACCTCAGTAACTGCACAGACATTGACACCATCAAGGTGTCCGCAG AAAACGCAGCTGAAGTGGCCGATCAGCTCGCTGACATCACCAATAATGAGCTGACCAATGAGGAG GTCTCGAaagtggtgatgaaggtgaagcagctggtgaacgttgctaacattagcagctcGTTAGCCTCCACGGTGGTCACCATCATCTCCAACGTGCTGAGCAGCTCTGAGACGGCGCTGGCCCCCACCTCAGAGAC TGCTCTGAAGACCGTTGACGAGCTGGTCCAGAAACTGGAGTTCGAAGGTCCGTCCATCAGCATCACATCCAGACACCTGTCGGTGGGCGTGTCCTCCTTCAACACCTCCACCTTCAACGGATCGTCCTTCAGTGCCTTTTTGGTGCCCAACACCTCTGAGCCTCAG ATCCATTTTGAGTCGGACCAGATGAACCCGCTGGCCCAGGTCACCCTGCCAGCCTCTCTGCTGTCTGCCTTCACCCTGACAGAAGCTGAGCTCTCCTCTATGTCCAGGATCAACTTCATGTTCTTCAGCAGCACCAACCTGTTCCAG AGCGAGCAGGCTGGACTCCCATTGATCAGCTATGTGGTTGCGAGCAGCGTGGGGAACATCTCCATCAGTGACCTGACAGAACCGGTCCAGATTGAGATcgctcacctgtctgaccag GCGGTTCTGAGTCCAGTCTGCGTGTTCTGGGACTTCAGTCTGAGTG ATGGAGCCGGTGGCTGGAACGGAGCCGGCTGCCGCGTCTCCAAGGAGTCCAGTTCCAACAGAACCATCTGCTTGTGTGACCACCTAACCCACTTTGGGATCCTCTTG GACGTTTCTGGGGCTTCTACCCACTTCGACCCAAAGAACAACAAGATTCTCACCTTCATCACGTACATCGGTTGTGggatctcctccatcttctccgcCGCGACGCTGCTCACCTACATCGCCTTCGA GAAGCTGCGGCGTGACTACCCATCCAAGATCCTGATGAACCTGAGCACATCGCTGCTGTTCCTCAACATGGTGTTCCTGCTGGACGGATGGTTGGCCAGCCTGGACCTCAACTGGCTGTGCCTGGCCGTGGCCGTGCTGCTGCACTACTTCCTGTTGACCTCCTTCACCTGGATGGGCCTGGAGTCCATCCACATGTACATCGCTCTGGTCAAGGTCTTCAACACCTACATACGCAGATACATCCTCAAGTTCTGCATCGTCGGCTGGG GACTTCCTGCCGTGCTGGTCGGGATCGTGGTGGCTTCGGATAAAAACTCCTACGGTCTTCAGAAATACGGCACAGCGCCATCTGCAGCCTCGGAGTT ctgctggatccAGGCGCCGCTGGTCTTCTACACCACCTGCGTCGGTTACTTCTGCCTGGTGTTCCTCCTCAACGTTGCCATGTTTATCGTGGTGATGCTGCAGATCTGCGGGCGCAACGGCAAACGCAGCAACCGCACGCTGCGCGAGGAG GTGCTGCGGAACCTTCGGAGCGTCGTCAGCCTGACCTTCCTCCTGGGGATGACGTGGGGCTTCGCTCTGTTTGCCTGGGGGCCCGTCAGCCTCGCCTTCATGTACCTGTTCACCATCTTTAACTCACTGCAGG gtctcttcatcttcatcttccacTGTGCCCTGAAGGAGAACGTGCAGAAGCAGTGGAGGAGGTTCCTCTGCTGTGGACGCTTCCGTCTGTCGGAGAACTCAG ACTGGAGTAAAACAGCCACCAACAACACCAAGAAAGTCAGCTCTGACAACCTGGGCAAGTcggtgtcctccagctcctgtggGTCCAGCGCCACCAACTGGACCAGCAAAGCCAAAGCAACCCTCAACCCGTTCAGCAAGAGACACAGCACCACAG